The DNA sequence tcatcctgcacttgggggtgccatatgttaggcaccccaagtgattgtatttacttacctgaaacccagggctggacggaagagaatcgctctgtggtgctcactggtataaccccgggccagtgcagttttctgctgataggagcaccggcccggggtttcaggtaaatcaatacaattacttggaggtgcctaacatttggcacccccaagtgcaggattactttccttcccctttaaggcagtaaAGGATAGCATTGTAAGTGCACTGCCCTAACTATTTACTAAGTGGGGCTGCATAGAAATTGCAAAGGCTAATTctttttgtgatgtcatacaACAGTGCAGTATATATTTCCTATTGCATCATATTCTAAGGTCTAAGGAAAATGCAGCAGTTACCTCAAGCAAAAGCAGTTGCATTTCACACTTTACTGATCTGAGTAGAGAGATGCTAAGCACTATTAGAAACAGATTGTATTTTCTGAAGGTCAACAGAGTATTATGCTAGACATGTTATTTTCTGGGCGAGTAGTTCACATCTATTTTCTGCTGATACACTGAACCTGCTTTGGGCTGCTGTAAAATCAATTAGTGTTGACAAAAGGGAAAGAGATGAGAATAAAGACACTTAACGACCAGGAAGATCAGCCTAGTACTGTATGTTGTATTGACAAGAATCCCATGTGGAAGTAAAACACAAAGACTGGCAGAAGAGATGCTGATTGACCCGTTCCTATTAATAACCATGAAGAATTTCAGGCCTTATTAGTTATATTTAGAAAAGGATTCTGTTCCCAAAATACACAACATACTAAATAATGATTTGGGAACAGCCCCCGTATTATTAAGCAGCTTTAAGAATATTAATTGGTAAAACCAGTTTTTGGCTGTTGCCGCTGattggtcttaaaggaacagttcagtgtaaaaataaaaactggctaaatagataggctgtgcaaaataaaaaatgtttctaatgtagttagttagccaaaaatgtaatgtataaaggctggagcaactggatgtctaatataatagccagaacactacttcctgcttttcagctctctaattctgagttagttactgactttaaagggcatgtaaaggcaaaaatgaaaaagaaacctatctccaatatactttaattaaaaaatgtgtaccgtttttataagaaacctgactgtatgcagtgaaattctcccttcatttactgctgtgggtaggaattgtcagacggtccctaactgctgagcagggaaacaatcatacttatgaatcatacttacttcccagccattatttgtttgattaggcttgtggtgcagtaagttcatgtctatatttagtgtacaaaatacagcatttctagccttattctattttagactttacatgccctttaaagggggccacatgggacataactgttcagtgagtttgcttagcatgcagctcagattcaaaagcaacagttatgacccatgtgactccccctcaagtcactgatttgttactgtctggtaaccaatcacaACAATTCAACAGTAGGCAGGCATCAATCCGGAACAGCACAAAGTATAATTCAGGAGcccaaaattcaaaaaatattcattacatagcctatgattaagtgtccttggatGACACGAAAGCTGTTTCAttttaaacataatgtaaaataaaaactttttgtattttttgaattttGGGCGCCTTAATTATACTTTATGGTGTTCCGGATTGATGCCTGCGTACTATTGAATTTTTGTGAGGTACTCCCGTTTGTTGAAGGTCTGAGGCCTGAgcaagcggtaagcttatcccaTAACTTAAAGATTCAGACTTCCTGCAATTGTGGAATGCTTGTAACCAATCAGTCAAggaagctacaaagcaggaagtagtgttctggctattatgttagacatccatccactccagcctttatacattacatttttggctaactaactatattagaaacattttttatttacccagtttttatttttacactgaacaattcctttaaagctccGAAACAGCCAAAGGGTTGCAGTTTTGCAATTCATCATATCTACATATTTCTTATAAAGTTAGTCTGAGCTTGTGCTATGGGTCAGTAAGAGTAAAGGTCATGGGAGAATAACATTTAATATGTGAGTTAGATTCTGATGGACAATGTGTTTCCAGAGAACCTACTTGGAGCATCTTCTCCTTGGTATGTCCTACTTTTATATGAAAGTGCCTCTTTTCTGAGCTTTTTTGTCCTTATTCCTTCaaacagaaattcaaaaaataatCGCGCTACGCCAGCAGATGTGGCTTCTTATTACAAGCACTACATCaagtcaatgggcctcaaaaGGAACTTCATTGACAATTCCTACGTTACCTACGTGGCCAAGGCTTACAGAGAAGCGGAAGAGTCTACAGACGAAGAGACTAAACGGATTTCATCAGAACAGCCGCAAAATGAACAAAATGATGTGTATTTGAAAAACTGGGAAATTCAAGGCTACCGAAGAGCAGCTGATGGGTTACGCGAGCCTTTTTGTCTCTTTGCGGAGACGGTGGTCCTTGCTACAGGAACATTTGATGCACCGGCACGACTGGAAGTGAATGGAGAAGACTTGCCTTATGTTTCTCACTCTTTGTCGGAGTTTGAGGCAGCCGTCTGTAAAGGAAAATTCAGGGGAACAACAGACCCGGTGCTTATTGTAGGAGCAGGACTGACAGCTGCTGACGCTGTCCTTTGTGCCCACAACCACAAAATTCCAGTCATACATGTTTTCCGTAGACGACTTCATGATCCAAGTTTGATTTTCAAGCAGTTGCCCAAAAAACTGTACCCAGAATATCACAAAGTGTACCACATGATGTGTACCCAGTCATACGGAACACCTTCCCTTCATCCAAGGTATACCAGCTTTCCTGAGCACTGTGTGCTTACTTTTAACTCAGATATGAAGTGTGTTCTGCAGAGTCCCTCTGGACTGAAGAAAGTATTCAAAATATCCAAGGCCTTGGTTCTAATAGGTTCtcaccccaacctttttttcttaaaagagcaaGGCCGAAGTCTTGGTCACCACCCTAATCAGCCCATCACAT is a window from the Xenopus laevis strain J_2021 chromosome 6L, Xenopus_laevis_v10.1, whole genome shotgun sequence genome containing:
- the osgin2.L gene encoding oxidative stress-induced growth inhibitor 2, producing the protein MPLAEETAVLDDPPRTVPMVVIGNGPSGICLSYMLSGYRPYLCSDAMHPNPILQSKLEEARHLSIPEQDLEYLSEGLEGRSSNPVAVLFDTLLHPNADFGYDDYPSVLQWKLESEHHIPHLVLGKGPPGGAWNDMEGSMLTLSLGDWMELPGLKFKDWALCNRRNSKNNRATPADVASYYKHYIKSMGLKRNFIDNSYVTYVAKAYREAEESTDEETKRISSEQPQNEQNDVYLKNWEIQGYRRAADGLREPFCLFAETVVLATGTFDAPARLEVNGEDLPYVSHSLSEFEAAVCKGKFRGTTDPVLIVGAGLTAADAVLCAHNHKIPVIHVFRRRLHDPSLIFKQLPKKLYPEYHKVYHMMCTQSYGTPSLHPRYTSFPEHCVLTFNSDMKCVLQSPSGLKKVFKISKALVLIGSHPNLFFLKEQGRSLGHHPNQPITCKGNPVEINPYTYEVSKEPNLFALGPLVGDNFIRFLKGGALAITRCLEMRLKNKNQQDESASNDGAG